In the genome of Myxococcus stipitatus, one region contains:
- a CDS encoding lantibiotic dehydratase, translating to MKGWTLFPHLVVRTTGFPFDWLERLGCPESAEWARRLESERRGLVALREQGPRVRRPPRELLAALKAGRPVDTEGMESPERFAEWNTRAAAAQEAEAGLAAALERELPAVESQLATLCREPRFLEAVASSSPPVAKDLLAGRGGSRVRRQVASYLQRLCAKNETMGFFGPINYGQVDPEAPTGVSLKWSGPETLVGRNTFAASWWVQGVARAIAFDPDIASWLVPRRKAFAEMPARKTGPVPVSAEELLPRLVELADGTRTLSALASSLGVAPGLAREALRLGCDKALLTHQLEVPTAVHHPVDDLAERVAALPGAGARRHVEGLSSVLALMARYGAADASGKMALQDACARRVKELWGVVPPTERGPASESHNFYQDRLALREECGGDLRIEVRGERARELETRLAPALAWMSEAGWRTREAARVAVAQRVGARTVPFWKVAATTADVPVPLDTSVAELLAMGISDAGASSVELGSVELPAWDTSRTLPLITSVDLLVGARDVEAWGRGEYTLVMGDIHDTALVWGWALQFHPSRAKVESAMVRAMGVLPRAVPLVTVLPSRRTGLLPSEFPGPVVELGGVSARAAAWRIPLDDLFVESDGKSARLVSKRLGSEVCLYNGELDSAVHTAFSLPRIRSLRVSMGDHTPRLTLGGVVVQREQWRLDAAAREALLACKDDRARLRVAVSLWDARGLPTCVFAKFKGERKPVLVDVRSPPLLRVFLNLLEQKEDVLLSEMLPGPEQLWLRGPQGRHTVELRCTLLWGGPSMGPRPEPLPSPEEEA from the coding sequence ATGAAGGGCTGGACCCTTTTCCCCCACCTCGTCGTGCGAACGACGGGGTTCCCGTTCGACTGGCTGGAGCGGCTGGGCTGCCCGGAGTCGGCGGAGTGGGCGCGTCGCCTCGAGTCGGAGCGGCGCGGGCTCGTGGCCTTGAGGGAGCAGGGGCCTCGGGTGAGGCGTCCCCCGCGCGAGCTCCTCGCCGCGCTCAAGGCGGGGCGCCCCGTCGACACCGAGGGGATGGAGTCCCCGGAGCGCTTCGCCGAATGGAACACGCGCGCGGCGGCGGCGCAGGAGGCGGAGGCGGGCCTCGCGGCGGCGCTGGAGCGAGAGCTTCCGGCGGTGGAGTCCCAGCTCGCCACGCTGTGCCGTGAGCCGCGCTTCCTGGAGGCGGTGGCCAGCTCCAGTCCCCCCGTGGCCAAGGACCTGCTCGCGGGCCGAGGCGGCTCCCGGGTGCGCAGGCAGGTGGCGAGCTACCTCCAGCGGCTGTGCGCGAAGAACGAGACGATGGGCTTCTTCGGCCCCATCAACTACGGCCAGGTGGACCCCGAGGCGCCCACCGGCGTGTCGCTGAAGTGGTCGGGTCCCGAGACGCTGGTGGGCCGCAACACCTTCGCGGCGTCGTGGTGGGTGCAGGGCGTGGCTCGCGCGATTGCGTTCGACCCGGACATCGCCTCGTGGCTGGTGCCGCGAAGGAAGGCGTTCGCGGAGATGCCCGCGCGGAAGACGGGCCCCGTGCCGGTGAGCGCGGAGGAGCTGCTGCCTCGGCTGGTGGAGCTGGCGGATGGGACGCGCACGCTGTCGGCGCTGGCCTCGTCGCTGGGGGTGGCGCCAGGGCTCGCGCGAGAAGCGCTGCGGCTGGGCTGCGACAAGGCTCTGCTCACGCACCAGTTGGAAGTGCCGACCGCCGTGCACCACCCGGTGGACGACCTGGCGGAGCGGGTCGCCGCGCTGCCGGGCGCCGGGGCTCGGCGTCATGTCGAGGGCTTGAGCTCGGTGCTGGCGTTGATGGCCCGCTACGGCGCGGCGGACGCGAGCGGGAAGATGGCGCTCCAGGACGCGTGCGCGCGGCGGGTGAAGGAGCTGTGGGGCGTGGTGCCTCCGACGGAGCGTGGCCCCGCGTCGGAGTCGCACAACTTCTACCAGGACCGGCTCGCGCTGCGAGAGGAGTGCGGCGGAGACCTCCGCATCGAGGTGCGCGGCGAGCGTGCGCGCGAGCTGGAGACGCGCCTGGCGCCAGCGCTGGCCTGGATGTCGGAGGCCGGGTGGCGCACGCGGGAGGCCGCGCGTGTGGCGGTGGCCCAGCGGGTGGGCGCACGCACGGTTCCTTTCTGGAAGGTCGCGGCGACCACCGCCGATGTGCCGGTGCCGTTGGACACGTCCGTGGCGGAGCTGCTCGCGATGGGGATTTCCGATGCGGGGGCGTCCTCGGTGGAGCTGGGGAGTGTGGAGCTCCCGGCCTGGGACACCTCGCGGACCCTGCCGCTCATCACGTCGGTGGACCTGCTCGTGGGCGCGCGCGACGTGGAGGCGTGGGGGCGGGGTGAGTACACGCTGGTGATGGGGGACATCCACGACACGGCGCTTGTGTGGGGCTGGGCGCTCCAGTTCCATCCCTCGCGCGCGAAGGTGGAGAGCGCGATGGTGCGTGCGATGGGCGTGCTGCCTCGCGCGGTGCCTTTGGTGACGGTGCTCCCGTCGCGGCGCACGGGCCTGCTGCCTTCGGAGTTTCCGGGGCCGGTGGTGGAGCTGGGGGGCGTGAGCGCGCGTGCCGCCGCCTGGCGAATCCCGTTGGACGACCTCTTCGTGGAGAGCGACGGCAAGAGCGCGCGGCTGGTGTCGAAGCGGCTGGGCTCCGAGGTGTGCCTCTACAACGGCGAACTGGACAGCGCGGTGCACACCGCCTTCTCGCTCCCTCGCATCCGCTCCCTGCGGGTGTCGATGGGGGACCACACGCCTCGGCTGACGCTGGGCGGAGTGGTGGTGCAGCGTGAGCAGTGGCGGCTGGACGCGGCGGCGCGTGAAGCGTTGCTGGCATGCAAGGATGACCGAGCGAGGCTGCGGGTCGCGGTGAGCCTGTGGGACGCGCGAGGCCTCCCCACCTGTGTCTTCGCGAAGTTCAAGGGCGAGCGGAAGCCCGTGCTCGTGGATGTGCGCAGCCCGCCCTTGCTGCGCGTCTTCCTCAACCTGCTGGAGCAGAAGGAAGACGTGCTCCTCTCGGAGATGTTGCCAGGGCCGGAGCAGCTCTGGCTCCGGGGGCCCCAAGGCCGTCACACCGTGGAGCTTCGCTGCACGCTGTTGTGGGGCGGTCCCTCGATGGGCCCTCGTCCGGAGCCGCTCCCTTCTCCCGAGGAGGAAGCATGA
- a CDS encoding serine/threonine-protein kinase, with translation MDSQGSNAIISRLRVGTITHVRIAGVIDETFPLTSATPELNGLLVVDLGRVDRISSFGVRRWIEFAAKLPPGALGLYVVHAPPVVVDQLNMVEGFAGVARVLSVLAPYSCPTCSEDRMRVVNLVDDAQVLAEGLAPAHRCPVCSNPLEFADQPEEFFDYGRRQQFGTVDPVVMRYLRASMPTEQPELPQHLKIVQDDITFVTLASALKGDLNVRRLASGLEGRVGFDFSHVSKVEPEALAKLEQVLDTAAQGAQVVLCRVPPPALAVLSRSAKQLPARLSTLWLPCECRNCGQVSHQRILAAEYQARLRSQQAGMTRECPICGGTAQVPHMPQFQGFLARVQLTDRPLEDLEALEARALSQYLFGSANVDPQANKGSPTDLSNSLGNTKLTIIKRLGQGGMAEVFLAKQVGVKGFEKFVVMKKVLPQFAQNPEFVDMLFAEARANARLTHPNVVQTFDVGVSDGVAYILMEYVRGPDLKRLVVELRRKGLGLPLEHALRIVAEVAAGLHYAHSYVDPAGTSHPVVHRDVSPHNVLISLDGAIKLSDFGIAKVAGEDNTQAGVLKGKISYISPEAASGRALDARNDVWALGVVLFELLTGQLPFRREHDAATLNAIVREPAPVPSQLRPHVPQDVSDLILRALVKDPARRTPSAAAMREEIEAVMAHHRLNSSPAAVAQFFKDTLGDRLVEYAPSSSSGTGEHSKPMPTGTGSGELAAPVDGKTPNKGSIIGGTPRPTGSGSLSAPPVAGSAPRPAPAASRPMTPPPVAAPRPQQPPAPVAARPPQQPPAAPRPAPVPPRAPMPPAAADLDAVERTEVLVVSGGGLPPHMAEARPVPAPAPRPSSAGQPGLTAAPRPSPSDSQALGAPPRQAPAPRASGPAHPSPVPTPRPPAPVSEAPVAPSPDKGSPMKWAALGAGVLMVVAVVAVVMLRGAGSPFVNLEDGEHVYVGGVRMAPGTSALEVSPSGPLLISTAVNGRLRRFGTTQQREGIDVRTLADAMPQPGTRGTLSVSSSMPGCEVKVGGSPLPQRTPLTRAAIEAGRELEVEVACAGAASRHWVLAVPGQEIVVMVR, from the coding sequence GTGGATAGCCAGGGTTCCAACGCCATCATCAGCCGGCTCCGTGTGGGTACCATCACCCACGTACGGATTGCGGGTGTCATCGACGAGACCTTCCCGCTGACGTCGGCCACGCCAGAGCTCAACGGGCTCCTGGTCGTCGACCTGGGGCGGGTGGACCGCATCAGCTCCTTCGGTGTCCGCCGGTGGATTGAGTTCGCGGCGAAGCTGCCCCCCGGAGCGCTGGGCCTCTACGTGGTCCACGCGCCGCCGGTCGTGGTGGACCAGCTCAACATGGTGGAGGGCTTCGCCGGCGTGGCCCGGGTGCTCTCCGTCCTGGCCCCGTACTCCTGCCCCACGTGCAGCGAAGACCGGATGCGGGTGGTGAACCTGGTCGACGACGCACAGGTCCTCGCCGAGGGGCTCGCGCCGGCGCACCGCTGCCCGGTGTGCTCCAACCCGCTGGAGTTCGCGGACCAGCCGGAGGAGTTCTTCGACTACGGCCGCCGCCAGCAGTTCGGCACCGTGGACCCCGTGGTGATGCGCTACCTGCGCGCGAGCATGCCCACGGAGCAGCCGGAGCTCCCGCAGCACCTGAAGATCGTCCAGGACGACATCACCTTCGTCACCCTGGCCAGCGCGCTGAAGGGCGACCTCAACGTGCGCCGCCTGGCCTCCGGGTTGGAGGGCCGCGTCGGCTTCGACTTCAGCCACGTGAGCAAGGTGGAGCCGGAGGCGCTGGCGAAGCTGGAGCAGGTGCTGGACACGGCCGCGCAGGGCGCCCAGGTGGTGCTGTGCCGGGTGCCCCCGCCGGCGCTCGCGGTGCTGTCTCGCTCGGCGAAGCAGCTCCCCGCGCGGCTGTCCACGCTGTGGCTGCCGTGTGAGTGCCGCAACTGCGGCCAGGTGAGCCACCAGCGCATCCTGGCGGCCGAATACCAGGCGCGGCTGCGGTCGCAGCAGGCGGGCATGACCCGGGAGTGCCCCATCTGCGGTGGCACCGCGCAGGTGCCGCACATGCCGCAGTTCCAGGGCTTCCTCGCGCGCGTGCAGCTGACGGACCGGCCGCTGGAGGACCTGGAGGCGCTGGAGGCGCGCGCGCTCAGCCAGTACCTGTTCGGCTCCGCGAACGTCGACCCGCAGGCGAACAAGGGCTCGCCCACCGACCTCTCCAACTCGCTGGGCAACACCAAGCTCACCATCATCAAGCGCCTGGGGCAGGGCGGCATGGCGGAGGTCTTCCTCGCCAAGCAGGTGGGCGTGAAGGGCTTCGAGAAGTTCGTGGTGATGAAGAAGGTCCTGCCGCAGTTCGCGCAGAACCCCGAGTTCGTGGACATGTTGTTCGCGGAAGCGCGGGCCAACGCGCGGCTGACGCACCCCAACGTCGTGCAGACCTTCGACGTGGGCGTGTCCGACGGCGTGGCGTACATCCTGATGGAGTACGTGCGCGGGCCGGACCTGAAGCGGCTGGTCGTCGAGCTGCGCCGCAAGGGCCTGGGGCTGCCGCTGGAGCACGCGCTGCGCATCGTCGCGGAGGTGGCGGCGGGCCTGCACTACGCGCACAGCTACGTGGACCCCGCGGGCACGTCGCACCCGGTGGTGCACCGCGACGTCAGCCCCCACAACGTCCTCATCTCGCTGGACGGCGCCATCAAGCTGAGCGACTTCGGCATCGCCAAGGTCGCCGGCGAGGACAACACACAGGCGGGGGTGCTGAAGGGGAAGATTTCGTACATCTCCCCGGAGGCCGCGTCGGGCCGCGCGCTGGATGCGCGCAACGACGTCTGGGCGCTGGGCGTCGTCCTCTTCGAGCTGCTCACCGGGCAGCTTCCGTTCCGCCGCGAGCATGACGCGGCCACGCTCAACGCCATCGTCCGCGAGCCCGCGCCCGTGCCTTCGCAGCTGCGGCCGCACGTCCCGCAGGACGTCTCCGACCTCATCCTCCGCGCCCTGGTGAAGGACCCTGCGCGCCGCACGCCGTCCGCCGCGGCGATGCGCGAGGAGATTGAAGCGGTGATGGCGCACCACCGCCTGAACTCGTCTCCCGCCGCGGTGGCGCAGTTCTTCAAGGACACGCTCGGCGACCGGCTGGTGGAGTACGCGCCGTCCTCCAGCTCCGGGACGGGTGAGCACTCCAAGCCCATGCCCACGGGGACGGGCAGCGGCGAGCTGGCGGCCCCCGTCGATGGGAAGACGCCCAACAAGGGCTCCATCATTGGCGGGACACCTCGCCCGACGGGCAGCGGGAGCCTGTCCGCGCCTCCCGTGGCGGGGAGTGCCCCGCGTCCCGCGCCGGCGGCCTCCCGTCCGATGACGCCTCCGCCGGTGGCGGCGCCGCGTCCTCAGCAGCCCCCCGCGCCCGTCGCGGCCCGCCCTCCGCAGCAGCCCCCGGCGGCTCCTCGCCCCGCGCCCGTGCCTCCGCGCGCGCCGATGCCTCCCGCCGCGGCAGACCTGGACGCCGTGGAACGGACCGAGGTCCTGGTGGTGTCGGGTGGCGGGCTTCCTCCGCACATGGCCGAGGCTCGCCCGGTCCCGGCCCCGGCGCCGCGTCCCTCGAGCGCGGGGCAGCCCGGGCTCACGGCCGCGCCGCGCCCGTCTCCGTCGGACTCGCAGGCCCTGGGGGCGCCCCCTCGACAGGCTCCGGCTCCGAGAGCCTCCGGTCCCGCCCATCCGAGCCCGGTGCCGACGCCGCGTCCTCCGGCCCCCGTGTCCGAGGCCCCCGTCGCCCCCTCGCCGGACAAGGGCTCGCCGATGAAGTGGGCGGCGCTGGGCGCGGGCGTGTTGATGGTGGTGGCGGTGGTGGCCGTGGTGATGCTGCGCGGCGCGGGCTCTCCGTTCGTCAACCTGGAGGACGGCGAGCATGTGTACGTCGGTGGCGTGCGCATGGCGCCCGGCACGTCGGCCCTGGAGGTGTCGCCGTCGGGCCCGCTGCTCATCTCCACGGCGGTGAACGGGCGGCTGCGCCGGTTCGGCACCACGCAGCAGCGTGAGGGGATTGACGTGCGCACGCTCGCGGACGCCATGCCTCAGCCCGGGACTCGCGGCACGCTGAGCGTGTCGAGCAGCATGCCGGGCTGTGAGGTCAAGGTGGGCGGAAGCCCGCTGCCGCAGCGCACGCCGCTGACGAGAGCCGCCATCGAGGCCGGTCGGGAGCTGGAGGTGGAGGTCGCCTGTGCGGGAGCCGCGAGCAGGCACTGGGTGCTGGCGGTGCCGGGGCAGGAGATTGTCGTGATGGTTCGGTAA
- a CDS encoding TonB-dependent receptor plug domain-containing protein: MHSNVSGEPLRGAVGVHAGRRGPRAILPWSILLCALAVAHPSLAQAQSSTTTSESAPKVKRKKRVATPGTKPAATAKPAGTKPARTAKKPPKSRKAPKVEEAPAASEIPVLGAGPETSDPSVTATEPVVAEPPVPVEPTPMVETQPTPAPAAPVAAPVHSAPATASTLDVVAPATGSQSAVLPASQTPAPVARDNVPISAPFAEPAMDRPLPPPSGLASLDPTTGADPLEESVNRVLSEAVVTTASKRNQRIADVPLTVSWIPAEELEGTGQFSLCEAIQYFPGMECRRGSMRKAAVSARGLGSNYLSNRLLLLKDGRPLTDPWTGQFYADETTPLVNLKQVEVIRGPGSSLYGSNAFSGVINIIERQPSDLIAPGRNVGMEARVLAGQDQTWRVHGTAAGRGGPVEALLGYYGYGSDGPQLFNDAATGLVDKNQDSMVHQVNGKVRVGPLALDADFTDASIGRPGGTHGQISTVGNCGRCHYTPNDEESVQNFNASAQVDQQVTDNLRVFGQAYGFFKRRDVQMESAFGGEPTRALGKRRRLGGEVRALYSAGPVSVTVGGDVKFDNVNVPNVLPELSMDDTKQTIYGGFVDAEYRPFERLVFSAGARYDRYAIPEKVWRQRTDQISPRASVVFHAVPELLTVRTNYGRAFRAPTLAELAINQQMYASTLMGNADLRAETLDTFEAAVDFWPFDRRVRLTGTGFYNVANNFINQELVFGSVSQFRNQGNARIAGFELEAAAQIPSINSSFDVAYQFLDAKSVPYDSEMPETRLDYAPTHRIYARGRTNIGKVAFAELYALFVGPRFDPGFQVDETTGLPTQRVELSGYITASARVGFNVYDGISVSFLGSNLFNAAYEEAHGFPAPPQSFFSEVKVRY; this comes from the coding sequence ATGCACTCGAATGTGTCTGGTGAGCCGCTGCGAGGTGCGGTGGGAGTTCACGCGGGGCGCCGAGGTCCGCGCGCGATTCTTCCGTGGTCCATCCTGCTCTGCGCCCTGGCGGTGGCCCATCCGTCGCTGGCCCAGGCCCAGTCGTCCACGACCACGTCCGAGTCCGCGCCGAAGGTGAAGCGCAAGAAGCGCGTGGCGACGCCGGGAACCAAGCCCGCCGCCACCGCGAAGCCCGCGGGGACGAAGCCCGCGCGCACGGCGAAGAAGCCGCCGAAGTCGCGCAAGGCCCCCAAGGTCGAGGAGGCTCCCGCCGCGTCGGAGATTCCGGTGCTGGGCGCCGGCCCCGAGACGAGCGACCCGTCCGTCACGGCCACGGAGCCGGTGGTGGCCGAGCCCCCCGTGCCCGTCGAGCCCACGCCGATGGTGGAGACGCAGCCCACGCCGGCTCCCGCCGCGCCGGTGGCTGCCCCGGTGCACTCCGCGCCCGCCACCGCCAGCACCCTGGATGTGGTGGCCCCCGCGACGGGCTCGCAGAGCGCGGTGCTTCCGGCCAGCCAGACGCCCGCGCCCGTCGCCCGGGACAACGTCCCCATCAGCGCGCCGTTCGCCGAGCCCGCCATGGACCGGCCGCTGCCGCCCCCCTCGGGCCTGGCGAGCCTTGACCCCACCACGGGCGCCGACCCGCTGGAGGAGTCCGTCAACCGCGTCCTCAGCGAGGCGGTGGTGACGACGGCCTCCAAGCGCAACCAGCGCATCGCGGACGTGCCGCTGACGGTGTCGTGGATTCCCGCCGAGGAGCTGGAAGGCACGGGCCAGTTCTCGCTGTGCGAGGCCATCCAGTACTTCCCCGGCATGGAGTGCCGCCGGGGCTCCATGCGCAAGGCGGCGGTGAGCGCGCGCGGCCTGGGCTCCAACTACCTGTCCAACCGGCTGCTGCTGCTCAAGGACGGCCGCCCGCTGACGGACCCGTGGACGGGCCAGTTCTACGCGGATGAGACGACGCCGCTGGTGAACCTCAAGCAGGTGGAGGTCATCCGGGGCCCGGGCTCCTCGCTGTACGGCTCCAACGCCTTCAGCGGCGTCATCAACATCATCGAGCGCCAGCCGTCCGACCTGATTGCGCCGGGCCGCAACGTGGGCATGGAGGCGCGCGTGCTGGCGGGCCAGGACCAGACGTGGCGGGTGCACGGCACCGCGGCGGGTCGCGGTGGTCCGGTCGAAGCGCTGCTGGGCTACTACGGCTACGGCTCCGACGGGCCGCAGCTCTTCAACGACGCGGCCACGGGCCTGGTGGACAAGAACCAGGACTCGATGGTGCACCAGGTCAACGGCAAGGTGCGCGTGGGCCCGCTGGCGCTGGACGCGGACTTCACGGACGCGAGCATCGGCCGGCCCGGTGGCACGCACGGGCAGATCTCCACCGTGGGCAACTGCGGTCGCTGCCACTACACGCCCAACGACGAGGAGTCGGTCCAGAACTTCAACGCCTCCGCCCAGGTGGACCAGCAGGTGACGGACAACCTGCGCGTGTTCGGCCAGGCGTACGGCTTCTTCAAGCGCCGCGACGTGCAGATGGAGAGCGCCTTCGGGGGCGAGCCCACGCGCGCCCTGGGCAAGCGCCGCCGGCTGGGTGGCGAAGTGCGCGCGCTGTACTCGGCGGGCCCGGTCTCCGTGACGGTGGGCGGCGATGTGAAGTTCGACAACGTCAACGTGCCCAACGTGCTGCCGGAGCTCTCGATGGACGACACGAAGCAGACCATCTACGGCGGCTTCGTGGACGCGGAGTACCGCCCGTTCGAGCGCCTGGTGTTCAGCGCGGGTGCCCGCTACGACCGCTACGCGATTCCAGAGAAGGTCTGGCGTCAGCGCACGGACCAGATCTCCCCGCGCGCCAGCGTCGTCTTCCACGCGGTGCCGGAGCTGCTCACGGTGCGCACCAACTACGGCCGCGCCTTCCGGGCGCCCACGCTGGCGGAGCTCGCCATCAACCAGCAGATGTACGCGTCCACCTTGATGGGCAACGCGGACCTGCGCGCGGAGACGCTCGACACCTTCGAGGCCGCGGTGGACTTCTGGCCCTTCGACCGGCGGGTGCGCCTGACGGGCACGGGCTTCTACAACGTGGCCAACAACTTCATTAACCAGGAGCTCGTCTTCGGCTCGGTGTCCCAGTTCCGCAACCAGGGCAACGCGCGCATCGCGGGCTTCGAGCTGGAGGCGGCGGCGCAGATTCCGTCCATCAACTCCTCCTTCGACGTGGCCTACCAGTTCCTCGACGCGAAGAGCGTGCCCTACGACAGCGAGATGCCGGAGACGCGGCTGGACTACGCGCCCACCCACCGCATCTACGCGCGCGGCCGTACCAACATCGGCAAGGTGGCCTTCGCGGAGCTGTATGCCCTGTTCGTCGGGCCGCGCTTCGACCCGGGCTTCCAGGTGGACGAGACGACGGGCCTGCCCACCCAGCGCGTGGAGCTGTCCGGCTACATCACCGCCAGCGCCCGCGTGGGCTTCAACGTCTACGACGGCATCTCCGTGTCCTTCCTGGGCTCCAACCTCTTCAACGCGGCCTACGAGGAAGCCCACGGCTTCCCCGCACCGCCGCAGTCCTTCTTCAGTGAAGTCAAGGTTCGCTACTAG
- a CDS encoding PhnD/SsuA/transferrin family substrate-binding protein translates to MKMLRFVLAGLALALCLSAPASAAPAPKKTTLGVFLATTLSDGQERFQYAEALAAKLTESMGRPVAAKSFGRYEDFSRAISDGLVDFAVVEGWAAVQLGARATPLAWASRPGESQQRWAIVSTQRGSVKDLAGKRLALVKGAGPTDPKFVTHAVLGGDLDAQRHFKLAPVPNVESALKMLEAKGAEAALVPVSHVPKDKDVRVLFRSSRLPGAVLVDLRNHRAALDTALPGVGAVAPFEAFARIQGKEFEDFRRLVTQGPPRRQPVFADAADTRVSTQALVRAEELGPSLPSFAGDLAVSAEQPDD, encoded by the coding sequence ATGAAGATGCTTCGCTTCGTCCTGGCCGGCCTCGCGCTGGCCCTCTGCCTGAGCGCTCCCGCGAGCGCGGCCCCGGCCCCGAAGAAGACGACGCTGGGCGTCTTCCTGGCCACCACCTTGAGCGACGGCCAGGAGCGCTTCCAGTACGCGGAGGCCCTGGCGGCGAAGCTGACCGAGTCCATGGGACGCCCCGTGGCCGCCAAGAGCTTCGGCCGCTACGAGGACTTCTCCCGCGCCATCTCCGACGGCCTGGTGGACTTCGCCGTGGTGGAGGGCTGGGCCGCCGTGCAGCTGGGGGCTCGCGCCACGCCCCTGGCCTGGGCCTCTCGCCCCGGTGAGTCCCAGCAGCGCTGGGCCATCGTCTCCACCCAGCGAGGCTCGGTGAAGGACCTCGCCGGCAAGCGCCTGGCCCTGGTGAAGGGGGCGGGTCCGACGGACCCCAAGTTCGTCACCCATGCCGTCCTCGGCGGCGACCTGGACGCCCAGCGCCACTTCAAGCTGGCCCCGGTGCCCAATGTGGAGTCCGCGCTGAAGATGCTGGAGGCCAAGGGCGCCGAAGCCGCCCTGGTGCCGGTGTCCCATGTTCCCAAGGACAAGGACGTCCGCGTCCTCTTCCGCAGCTCGCGCCTTCCGGGCGCCGTCCTGGTGGACCTGCGCAACCACCGCGCGGCCCTGGACACGGCGCTGCCGGGCGTCGGCGCGGTGGCACCGTTCGAGGCCTTCGCTCGCATCCAGGGCAAGGAGTTCGAGGACTTCCGACGTCTCGTCACCCAGGGGCCCCCTCGCCGCCAGCCGGTGTTCGCGGACGCCGCCGACACGCGCGTCTCCACCCAGGCGCTGGTGCGCGCGGAGGAGCTGGGCCCATCGCTGCCGTCCTTCGCGGGTGACCTCGCTGTCTCCGCCGAGCAACCGGATGACTGA